The window CGATATTGCTGCTTGTAATGGGAGTAGGCAGTCTGTAGCACCCACACATCAAGGCAATTGGACTGGAACCCGGGATGTTCGGTGATGCATCGAATGTTTCCGCCATGTTCCTCGTTGTACGCCTCAATTTTCCTCAAAATTGGTTCCTTTTCATGGCAACAGGCATTTTCTATTGGGACATCTTGCACCTCACATTTGTCACCACATATGCACctaaaagaaaatatcacacaTTATATTTATAAACAAGGCAAAGGTGTCTTCCACATCCAGTGCAGTCCAGCTAGCTGCCAATGCATGATGTGTGTGCTTAGTATGGTTCATTAGTAAACAAAGTGATAACATAACATTAGCTAAACGAAAACAGCAAGTTAGGCATTTGTAGGCACTGCTGCAGCAATATCCAGTCAACTGACATGGAAGCAAGAACTTATAACGCAAAAAGGAAGCCAAGCTCAAGCTGTACAATGAGCGAAATTGAAAGTCCGAAAATCAATTGTCGGACAAGTGTTTCGAAGCATCCAACGAAAAACGCTGCTAATGCACTTCGAGACCAGACAAATAGCGACAATGGATAAGGAGACGGTGAGATCTACGTGATTTGTACCATTTGTAACTGATAATATtgtcaaaaatgcatttttgcatCCAGCAATTCACGTACCAGTTTTGCTCCTCCATACGAAGTCGCCAGAATCTATCTTCCTCTTCCTCGTCATCAACATCCTCGCCTTCTTCCATATCCTCAAAACTGCCTTCAACAACGGGCTCGAACTGGTAGCCAAGAATGACACCAGTTACCACTGATTCATCTCCACTATCCGTGAAATTACTCGAGGATGTTACAACGCTAGCATTATCACTATCAGAAACTTGAAAATCACTTATTGCGCTCGAGTCCGACATGTTGAATGTGTACACAGGCACTGTGGGTGAAAACGAGGCCGAGAGAGCTGTCCatttcgtgacgtcatcgtaATGGCGGCCAGGCGAACCGTGTTTTTACTGTGATTATTAGCAGACGACGCAAAACAGTGATGAGACCGAAACAAAAACTGTTAAAAGTAA is drawn from Lineus longissimus chromosome 1, tnLinLong1.2, whole genome shotgun sequence and contains these coding sequences:
- the LOC135489404 gene encoding uncharacterized protein LOC135489404, with the protein product MSDSSAISDFQVSDSDNASVVTSSSNFTDSGDESVVTGVILGYQFEPVVEGSFEDMEEGEDVDDEEEEDRFWRLRMEEQNWCICGDKCEVQDVPIENACCHEKEPILRKIEAYNEEHGGNIRCITEHPGFQSNCLDVWVLQTAYSHYKQQYRAAVDGETNEKYRYVAYRQLVRWCWGFLGKKNRVPLPACALEKIRLRFYVLGDAVGFKYPTLDD